From Achromobacter spanius, a single genomic window includes:
- the rpoD gene encoding RNA polymerase sigma factor RpoD yields MTKSTGKSSSALDAAETQAVAAKRAVSMAAEKAPAKTAVKVAKPAAKTAAKKAAKTAVAADKPEKVTKARAKKAEDKLADLVGSARPVPSGRRPGRPAKNANNDSDGFDDTMDGEGEVLPDLKPPKRGGKRGKADPKDLIARGPVTPEEYEARRNRLKQLIKLGKDRGYLTYGEINDHLPDDLVDAEAIDGIISTFSDMGIAVYDQAPDAETLLMSENAPVASNDDDVEDEAEAALTTVDSDFGRTTDPVRMYMREMGSVELLTREGEIEIAKRIEDGLKHMVMAISACPTTINEILAHITRVREGQAQIDEVVDGLVDPEDGEEYAGAGVTADEDESDDGPAGGMSSKQLEDLRVKALAKFDEVNKQFDKMRLSYEKDGYKSDIYVRAQESIQNELMGIRFTAKMVEKLADTLRNQVEEVRQLERAVLHTCVDRAGMPRLHFIKVFPGNETNLQWVVDEVAAGHPYAETLERQIPAVQELQQKLIDLQTRVVLPLKDLKDVNKRMATGEAKARKAKREMTEANLRLVISIAKKYTNRGLQFLDLIQEGNIGLMKAVDKFEYRRGYKFSTYATWWIRQAITRSIADQARTIRIPVHMIETINKMNRISRQILQETGAEPDPATLAQKMDMPEDKIRKILKIAKEPISMETPIGDDDDSHLGDFIEDTSTLAPSDAALHGSMRDVVKEVLDSLTPREAKVLRMRFGIEMSTDQTLEEVGKQFDVTRERIRQIEAKALRKLRHPSRADKLKSFLEGQ; encoded by the coding sequence ATGACCAAATCCACCGGCAAATCCTCCTCTGCACTTGATGCGGCCGAAACTCAGGCTGTGGCGGCCAAGCGCGCCGTCAGCATGGCTGCTGAAAAAGCGCCCGCCAAGACGGCGGTGAAGGTCGCCAAGCCCGCTGCCAAGACGGCCGCCAAAAAGGCAGCCAAGACGGCTGTCGCCGCGGACAAGCCTGAAAAGGTGACGAAGGCCCGCGCCAAGAAGGCCGAAGACAAGCTTGCCGACCTGGTCGGCAGTGCGCGCCCCGTGCCCAGCGGCCGCCGTCCGGGCCGCCCCGCCAAGAACGCCAACAACGACTCCGACGGCTTCGACGATACGATGGACGGCGAAGGCGAAGTCCTGCCCGACCTGAAGCCGCCGAAGCGCGGCGGCAAGCGCGGCAAGGCCGATCCCAAGGATCTGATCGCCCGCGGTCCCGTCACGCCGGAAGAATACGAAGCGCGCCGCAATCGCCTGAAGCAGCTCATCAAGCTGGGCAAGGACCGCGGCTACCTGACGTATGGCGAAATCAACGACCATCTGCCTGACGACCTGGTCGACGCGGAAGCCATCGACGGCATCATCAGCACGTTCAGCGACATGGGTATCGCGGTCTATGACCAGGCCCCCGACGCCGAAACCCTGCTGATGAGCGAGAACGCGCCGGTTGCGTCCAACGACGACGACGTCGAAGACGAAGCCGAAGCCGCGCTCACCACCGTGGACTCCGATTTCGGCCGCACCACCGACCCGGTCCGCATGTATATGCGCGAAATGGGCTCGGTCGAGCTGCTGACCCGCGAAGGCGAAATCGAAATCGCCAAGCGCATCGAAGACGGCCTGAAGCACATGGTCATGGCCATCTCGGCCTGCCCGACCACCATCAACGAAATCCTGGCCCACATCACCCGTGTGCGTGAAGGGCAGGCGCAGATCGACGAAGTCGTCGACGGCCTGGTCGATCCGGAAGACGGCGAAGAATACGCCGGCGCCGGTGTCACCGCGGACGAAGACGAAAGCGACGACGGCCCCGCTGGCGGCATGTCCAGCAAGCAGCTGGAAGACCTGCGCGTCAAGGCGCTGGCCAAGTTCGACGAGGTGAACAAGCAGTTCGACAAGATGCGCCTGTCGTACGAGAAGGACGGCTACAAGTCGGACATCTACGTGCGCGCCCAGGAATCCATCCAGAACGAACTGATGGGCATCCGCTTCACCGCCAAGATGGTGGAAAAGCTGGCCGACACGCTGCGCAACCAGGTTGAAGAAGTCCGTCAGCTCGAGCGCGCCGTCCTGCACACGTGTGTGGACCGTGCCGGCATGCCGCGCCTGCACTTCATCAAGGTGTTCCCCGGCAACGAAACGAACCTGCAGTGGGTCGTCGACGAAGTGGCCGCTGGCCATCCGTACGCCGAAACCCTGGAGCGCCAGATCCCGGCCGTGCAGGAACTGCAGCAAAAGCTGATCGATCTGCAAACGCGCGTCGTGCTGCCGCTGAAGGACCTGAAGGACGTCAACAAGCGCATGGCCACCGGCGAAGCCAAGGCCCGCAAGGCCAAGCGCGAAATGACCGAGGCCAACCTGCGTCTGGTGATCTCGATCGCCAAGAAGTACACGAACCGTGGCCTGCAGTTCCTGGACCTGATCCAGGAAGGCAACATCGGCCTGATGAAGGCCGTGGACAAGTTCGAATACCGTCGCGGCTACAAGTTCTCGACCTACGCAACGTGGTGGATCCGTCAGGCCATTACGCGTTCCATCGCCGACCAGGCGCGCACCATCCGTATTCCGGTTCACATGATCGAAACGATCAACAAGATGAACCGCATCAGCCGCCAGATCCTGCAGGAAACCGGCGCCGAGCCGGATCCCGCGACCCTGGCGCAGAAGATGGACATGCCCGAGGACAAGATCCGCAAGATCCTGAAGATCGCCAAGGAGCCGATCTCCATGGAAACGCCCATCGGTGACGACGACGATTCGCACCTGGGCGATTTCATCGAAGATACGTCCACGCTGGCGCCTTCGGACGCGGCGCTGCACGGTTCCATGCGCGACGTGGTCAAGGAAGTGCTAGACTCTCTGACCCCGCGTGAAGCCAAGGTCCTGCGTATGCGTTTCGGCATCGAAATGAGCACGGACCAGACCCTGGAAGAAGTGGGCAAGCAGTTCGACGTCACGCGTGAGCGCATCCGCCAAATAGAGGCTAAAGCGCTGCGCAAGCTGCGTCACCCCAGCCGGGCCGACAAGCTGAAGAGCTTCCTGGAAGGGCAGTAA